The following coding sequences lie in one Alicyclobacillus curvatus genomic window:
- a CDS encoding IS1595 family transposase, with the protein MLRKIRIAMADRNAQYKLEGIVQVDDFYLGGKSQGGKRGRGTEQVPVVAGISLKKGKPQYLFMDLVSDVGKRSILDVLSRRIAKDVVLETDGWPTYASCADGLQVQSLITITKDERKKETFQWLDKAIGNFKKFIDGTYHGRQTDDQLYIEEYMYRYNRRRYDHRLVERLLETCARANLNTSSYSLEVGA; encoded by the coding sequence ATGCTGCGCAAGATTCGAATCGCAATGGCGGATCGCAACGCCCAGTACAAACTGGAGGGCATCGTTCAAGTTGACGATTTCTATCTGGGCGGCAAGAGCCAAGGAGGCAAACGCGGGCGCGGCACTGAACAGGTCCCTGTCGTGGCTGGCATTTCACTGAAGAAGGGGAAGCCACAGTATCTATTCATGGATCTCGTGAGTGATGTCGGCAAACGTTCGATACTGGACGTGCTCTCCAGGCGGATCGCAAAGGACGTCGTATTGGAGACAGACGGATGGCCAACGTACGCCAGTTGTGCGGACGGCCTACAGGTACAGAGTCTGATAACGATTACCAAAGACGAGAGGAAGAAGGAAACGTTCCAATGGTTGGACAAGGCAATCGGCAACTTCAAGAAGTTCATTGACGGTACGTATCACGGTCGGCAGACTGATGACCAGCTATATATTGAAGAGTACATGTATAGGTATAATCGCCGGAGATATGATCATCGACTGGTAGAGCGCCTGCTGGAAACTTGCGCGCGAGCGAATCTAAATACTTCCAGTTACTCTTTGGAAGTGGGGGCATAG